One Orcinus orca chromosome 7, mOrcOrc1.1, whole genome shotgun sequence genomic window carries:
- the NPPC gene encoding C-type natriuretic peptide, with protein sequence MHLSQLLACALLLALLSLRPSEAKPGAPPKVPRTPPGEEVAEPQAAGGGQKKGDKTPGGGGANLKGDRSRLLRDLRVDTKSRAAWARLLQEHPNARKYKGGNKKGLSKGCFGLKLDRIGSMSGLGC encoded by the exons ATGCACCTCTCCCAGCTGCTGGCCTGCGCCCTGCTGCTCGCGCTACTCTCGCTCCGGCCCTCCGAAGCCAAGCCCGGGGCGCCGCCGAAG GTCCCGCGCACTCCGCCAGGGGAGGAGGTGGCCGAGCCCCAGGCTGCGGGAGGAGGTCAGAAGAAGGGCGACAAGACTCCCGGGGGTGGCGGCGCCAATCTCAAGGGCGACCGGTCGCGACTGCTCCGGGACCTGCGCGTGGACACCAAGTCTCGGGCGGCGTGGGCCCGTCTTCTGCAAGAGCACCCCAACGCGCGGAAATACAAGGGAGGCAACAAGAAGGGTTTGTCCAAGGGCTGCTTCGGCCTCAAGCTGGACAGGATCGGCTCCATGAGCGGCCTGGGATGTTAG